The following are from one region of the Noviherbaspirillum sedimenti genome:
- a CDS encoding DUF167 domain-containing protein produces MSRKGGKPGQLCVRLQVQVMPNAKRTGVAGMHGDAVKIRLQAQPVEGKANESLVRFVADALDLPKNAVNVSHGLTARHKLLEIAAPGLTVEGIRQALLALVSPD; encoded by the coding sequence ATGAGCCGTAAAGGCGGCAAGCCAGGCCAGCTGTGTGTGCGCCTGCAAGTGCAGGTGATGCCCAACGCCAAGCGCACCGGCGTGGCAGGCATGCATGGCGATGCCGTCAAAATCCGTCTGCAGGCGCAGCCGGTCGAAGGCAAGGCCAATGAGTCCCTGGTCAGGTTTGTCGCCGATGCGCTGGACTTGCCGAAAAATGCGGTCAACGTGTCGCATGGCTTGACGGCCAGGCACAAACTTCTGGAAATCGCCGCGCCGGGCCTGACTGTCGAGGGTATCCGGCAAGCCCTGCTTGCCTTGGTCAGCCCGGATTAA
- a CDS encoding carbohydrate kinase family protein produces the protein MTSLICGSLAFDSIMLFGGRFSEALLADQLHKINVAFLVPEMRREFGGCAGNIAYNLKLLNGDPLIMATIGQDGSPYLERLEKLGIATRGIRTIETAYTAQAFITTDSGNNQITAFHPGAMTASHQNKVAAAGPVKLAIVAPDGRDGMLQHAADCVALDIPFIFDPGQGLPMFNGKELEHFIEMASYIAVNDYEAELLMERTGLTLDKIAQRVKALIVTRGELGADIFVQGEHIAIPPVKADAVVDPTGCGDAFRAGILYGLTNGFDWPTTGRLASLMGAIKIAHQGGQNHAPAREDIEARFERAFGYRF, from the coding sequence ATGACCTCACTGATTTGCGGCTCCCTCGCCTTCGATAGCATCATGCTGTTTGGCGGGAGGTTTTCCGAAGCCCTGCTGGCTGATCAATTGCACAAGATTAATGTCGCCTTTCTGGTACCGGAAATGCGCCGCGAATTCGGTGGCTGTGCCGGCAATATCGCCTACAACCTGAAACTCCTGAACGGCGATCCGCTGATCATGGCGACGATCGGCCAGGATGGCAGTCCCTACCTGGAAAGGCTGGAGAAACTGGGCATCGCGACCCGCGGCATTCGCACCATCGAAACCGCTTACACAGCACAAGCCTTCATCACCACCGACAGCGGGAACAACCAGATCACGGCCTTCCACCCCGGCGCCATGACAGCCTCGCACCAGAACAAGGTCGCCGCAGCCGGCCCAGTCAAACTGGCGATCGTCGCGCCGGATGGCCGCGACGGCATGTTGCAGCATGCTGCCGACTGTGTGGCGCTCGACATCCCCTTTATCTTCGATCCAGGCCAGGGTTTGCCAATGTTTAACGGCAAGGAACTGGAGCACTTCATCGAAATGGCAAGCTACATTGCGGTGAATGATTATGAAGCCGAATTGCTGATGGAGCGCACCGGTTTGACGCTGGACAAAATCGCACAGCGGGTCAAGGCACTGATCGTTACCCGCGGCGAACTGGGTGCCGACATTTTCGTCCAGGGTGAACATATCGCCATTCCGCCGGTGAAGGCCGATGCCGTGGTCGACCCCACCGGCTGCGGCGATGCATTCCGGGCCGGCATCCTGTACGGGCTGACCAATGGATTCGATTGGCCCACCACCGGACGCCTGGCCAGCCTGATGGGCGCCATCAAGATCGCCCACCAGGGTGGGCAGAACCACGCTCCCGCCAGGGAAGACATCGAGGCACGTTTCGAACGGGCTTTCGGCTACCGTTTCTGA
- a CDS encoding DUF3426 domain-containing protein, whose amino-acid sequence MALATQCPHCQTTFKVAHDQLKLRAGLVRCGACKQIFNGIEHLVPPELSATGSTPASPENHAPPAAAIPPQGDAATPPHAGTETAIDALEFIAIDDPETQTRILSPEPAAEAEAETEDDPLTRMTLVDFSVFSEDTDQASPQERATAAAPSVDDSEIWPDSRAGIAEPETPAPVAVPPQAAPLELPPDAVVDTWSADTLAAPPADGPGRSAIVEENAATSDQDRFEAMPKTSAAASFAEAAAEDEAQDATATTIAADEGKRAESAEESEEPAFVTSGRRRQRRRRAGHIFMALASILLFMAALGQGAYAFRDLLAAWHPQTRPALSRLCELAGCQIRLPAQIEQVSIESNELQAQANNKNAFTLRLLLHNRSAVAQAWPHIELTLNDNNGKALVRRALAPREYLPSDKDPSQGIAARSEQVVSRSFELSQLQASDYRVYLFYP is encoded by the coding sequence ATGGCCCTCGCGACCCAGTGCCCGCATTGCCAGACCACCTTCAAGGTCGCCCATGACCAGTTGAAGCTGCGCGCGGGGCTGGTCCGCTGCGGCGCCTGCAAGCAGATTTTCAATGGCATCGAGCACCTGGTGCCGCCCGAACTGAGCGCGACGGGCAGCACGCCTGCGTCACCGGAAAACCACGCTCCGCCCGCGGCCGCCATCCCGCCGCAAGGCGATGCGGCGACGCCCCCCCACGCCGGCACCGAAACCGCAATCGATGCATTGGAATTCATTGCCATCGACGATCCCGAAACGCAAACGCGCATCCTTTCACCGGAGCCTGCCGCAGAGGCAGAGGCCGAGACCGAAGATGACCCGCTGACACGCATGACGCTGGTGGATTTCAGCGTTTTCAGCGAAGACACGGACCAGGCCTCGCCTCAGGAGCGCGCCACGGCGGCCGCACCGTCCGTGGACGACAGCGAGATCTGGCCGGACAGCCGGGCAGGCATCGCCGAACCTGAAACGCCGGCGCCGGTCGCTGTCCCGCCACAAGCCGCGCCCCTGGAATTGCCGCCGGATGCGGTAGTCGATACATGGTCGGCCGACACACTCGCCGCGCCGCCGGCGGATGGCCCAGGGCGCAGCGCAATCGTCGAAGAAAATGCCGCAACGTCGGACCAGGACCGCTTCGAAGCAATGCCGAAGACATCTGCCGCTGCATCCTTCGCCGAAGCCGCGGCAGAAGATGAGGCGCAGGACGCGACAGCGACGACAATCGCGGCGGACGAAGGCAAGCGTGCAGAAAGCGCCGAAGAGAGCGAGGAGCCCGCCTTTGTTACCAGCGGACGACGCCGCCAGCGCCGGCGCCGGGCCGGGCACATATTCATGGCGCTCGCCTCCATCCTGCTCTTTATGGCAGCGTTGGGGCAAGGGGCTTACGCCTTCCGCGACCTGCTGGCCGCATGGCACCCGCAGACCAGGCCCGCGCTCTCCCGCCTGTGCGAACTGGCTGGCTGCCAGATTCGTCTGCCGGCGCAGATCGAGCAAGTATCGATCGAATCGAATGAATTGCAGGCGCAGGCCAACAACAAGAATGCCTTCACGCTCAGACTGCTGTTGCACAATCGCAGTGCGGTGGCACAGGCCTGGCCCCACATCGAATTGACCCTGAACGACAATAACGGCAAAGCGCTCGTGCGCCGGGCGCTGGCGCCGCGCGAATACCTTCCATCCGACAAGGATCCCTCCCAGGGCATTGCTGCCCGATCAGAGCAGGTGGTGAGCCGATCCTTTGAACTGAGCCAGTTGCAGGCTTCGGATTATCGCGTTTACCTGTTTTATCCCTGA
- the prmA gene encoding 50S ribosomal protein L11 methyltransferase, with protein sequence MSWTEIVIEVPLHQADALSDALMEAGALSVSVEDADLGTDAEQPLFGEPGMEPEHTAWERSRVVALAPLEADHAALVAQAIALCEPPLQTTKLPYTLRPVADQDWVRLTQSQFEPIHIGKNIWVVPSWHDAPDPAALVLELDPGMAFGTGSHPTTRLCMEWLEAHAPAGLSVLDYGCGSGILALVAKKLGAQRVVGVDIDAQAIEAARNNSQRNGCEIDYYVPDDFAQAHPCTAFDVVVANILSSPLKLLAPMLCGRVAPGGRLVLSGILARQADEVAAAYASFMPMRVWAERDGWVALSGTLPAQPPTPDATPA encoded by the coding sequence ATGAGCTGGACTGAAATCGTCATCGAGGTTCCCCTTCACCAGGCCGATGCTTTGTCGGACGCCCTGATGGAGGCTGGGGCGCTGTCGGTGTCGGTGGAAGATGCCGACCTGGGCACGGACGCCGAACAACCGCTGTTTGGCGAACCCGGCATGGAGCCGGAACACACGGCATGGGAACGCAGCCGGGTGGTGGCGCTGGCGCCGCTGGAAGCAGACCATGCGGCGCTGGTCGCACAGGCAATCGCCCTGTGCGAGCCACCGCTGCAGACGACCAAACTGCCGTACACGCTGCGCCCGGTGGCTGATCAGGACTGGGTGCGTCTGACGCAGTCGCAGTTCGAACCCATCCATATCGGCAAGAATATCTGGGTAGTGCCGAGCTGGCACGATGCCCCTGATCCCGCCGCGCTGGTGCTGGAACTGGATCCCGGCATGGCCTTTGGCACTGGCAGCCATCCCACCACCCGGCTTTGCATGGAATGGCTGGAAGCGCATGCGCCAGCCGGCCTGTCGGTGCTCGATTACGGCTGTGGCTCCGGCATCCTGGCGCTGGTCGCCAAGAAGTTGGGCGCGCAACGGGTGGTTGGTGTCGATATCGATGCGCAAGCCATTGAAGCGGCACGCAACAACAGCCAGCGTAACGGCTGCGAAATCGATTATTACGTGCCGGACGACTTTGCCCAGGCACACCCCTGCACTGCATTCGATGTCGTCGTCGCCAACATCCTTTCGAGCCCGCTGAAATTGCTGGCGCCGATGCTGTGCGGCCGGGTCGCCCCTGGTGGCCGGCTGGTATTGTCGGGCATCCTTGCCCGGCAAGCCGATGAAGTGGCTGCCGCTTATGCCTCCTTCATGCCCATGCGCGTCTGGGCCGAACGCGACGGCTGGGTCGCCTTGTCGGGCACCCTGCCCGCCCAGCCGCCAACACCGGACGCCACGCCCGCCTGA
- the accC gene encoding acetyl-CoA carboxylase biotin carboxylase subunit has translation MFEKILIANRGEIALRIQRACREMGIKTVVVHSEADREAKYVKLADESVCIGPAPSAQSYLNMPAIISAAEVTDAEAIHPGYGFLSENADFAERVEQSGFVFIGPRPESIRLMGDKVSAKQAMIKAGVPCVPGSDGALPDDPKEIVRIARKIGYPVIIKAAGGGGGRGMRVVHTEAALLNAVTMTRTEAGAAFGNPEVYMEKFLENPRHVEIQILADEFRNAVWLGERDCSMQRRHQKVIEEAPAPGIPRKIVERIGDRCADACRKMGYRGAGTFEFLYENGEFYFIEMNTRVQVEHPVTEMITGVDIVQEQIRIAAGEKLRYRQRDIVLNGHAIECRINAEDPFKFTPSPGRIVSWHAPGGPGIRVDSHVYAGYFVPPNYDSMVGKVIAYGATREQAIKRMQIALSEMVVEGIQTNIALHRELMVDARFFEGGTNIHYLEHKLANKPDLPKTPGPKS, from the coding sequence ATGTTTGAAAAAATCCTGATCGCCAATCGCGGCGAAATTGCCTTGCGCATCCAGCGTGCCTGCCGTGAGATGGGCATCAAGACCGTGGTCGTCCACTCGGAAGCCGACCGCGAAGCGAAATACGTGAAACTGGCCGACGAATCCGTATGCATCGGCCCGGCACCCTCGGCGCAGAGCTACCTGAACATGCCGGCGATTATCAGCGCCGCCGAAGTGACCGACGCCGAAGCGATTCACCCTGGCTACGGCTTCCTTTCGGAGAACGCCGATTTCGCCGAACGCGTCGAACAATCCGGCTTCGTCTTCATCGGCCCGCGGCCGGAATCGATCCGCCTGATGGGCGACAAGGTTTCAGCCAAGCAGGCCATGATCAAAGCCGGCGTGCCGTGCGTACCCGGTTCCGACGGCGCGCTGCCGGATGACCCCAAGGAAATCGTCCGCATCGCCCGCAAGATCGGCTATCCGGTCATCATCAAGGCCGCCGGCGGCGGTGGCGGACGCGGCATGCGCGTGGTGCATACTGAAGCGGCACTGCTGAATGCCGTCACCATGACCAGGACTGAAGCCGGTGCCGCCTTCGGCAACCCGGAAGTCTACATGGAGAAATTCCTGGAAAACCCGCGCCACGTGGAAATCCAGATCCTCGCCGACGAATTCAGGAATGCCGTCTGGCTGGGAGAGCGCGATTGCTCGATGCAGCGTCGCCACCAGAAAGTGATCGAGGAAGCGCCGGCGCCGGGCATCCCCCGCAAGATCGTCGAGCGTATCGGCGACCGCTGCGCCGATGCCTGCCGGAAAATGGGCTACCGTGGCGCCGGCACCTTCGAATTTCTGTACGAAAACGGCGAGTTCTATTTCATCGAAATGAATACCCGTGTCCAGGTCGAGCATCCGGTGACCGAAATGATCACCGGCGTCGACATCGTGCAGGAACAGATCCGCATTGCCGCCGGCGAAAAGCTGCGCTACCGCCAGCGCGACATCGTCCTGAACGGCCATGCGATCGAATGCCGCATCAATGCCGAAGACCCGTTCAAGTTCACGCCATCGCCCGGCCGCATCGTGTCGTGGCATGCGCCCGGCGGGCCCGGCATCCGGGTCGATTCGCACGTCTACGCCGGTTATTTCGTGCCGCCCAACTATGATTCGATGGTCGGCAAGGTGATTGCCTATGGCGCCACGCGCGAACAAGCGATCAAGCGCATGCAAATCGCCCTTTCCGAAATGGTGGTCGAAGGGATTCAGACCAATATCGCGCTGCACCGCGAGTTGATGGTCGATGCCCGCTTCTTCGAAGGCGGCACCAATATCCACTACCTGGAGCACAAGCTGGCCAACAAACCTGACTTGCCCAAAACTCCAGGCCCAAAATCCTAA
- the accB gene encoding acetyl-CoA carboxylase biotin carboxyl carrier protein, whose product MDLRKLKTLIDLVAESDIAELEVTEGESKVRIVKSGTAPQGQVVMMQPQAAQLPAPAVNAAAVAPAAPAAAEEIQGHIVKSPMVGTFYRASAPGAAAFVDIGSSVKEGDTLCIIEAMKLLNEIDVEVSGVVKQILVENGQPVEFGQPLFVIG is encoded by the coding sequence ATGGACCTCAGAAAACTGAAAACCTTGATCGATTTGGTCGCTGAATCGGATATTGCAGAACTGGAAGTAACCGAAGGCGAGAGCAAGGTTCGCATCGTCAAGTCGGGTACCGCGCCGCAGGGACAAGTCGTGATGATGCAGCCGCAGGCCGCCCAATTACCCGCCCCCGCCGTCAACGCCGCCGCAGTTGCTCCCGCAGCACCGGCAGCCGCCGAGGAAATCCAGGGGCACATCGTCAAGTCGCCCATGGTCGGCACGTTCTACCGCGCCTCGGCGCCGGGCGCCGCCGCCTTCGTCGATATTGGCTCCAGCGTCAAGGAAGGCGACACCTTGTGCATCATCGAAGCCATGAAGCTGCTGAATGAAATCGATGTCGAAGTCTCTGGCGTGGTCAAGCAAATCCTGGTCGAAAACGGCCAGCCGGTCGAATTCGGCCAACCCCTGTTCGTGATCGGCTAA
- the aroQ gene encoding type II 3-dehydroquinate dehydratase — translation MAKNLLLINGPNLNLLGTREPQIYGSATLTDVENLAQAAAVKAGATITCFQSNHEGALIDRIHAARTEGVDGIVINPGGLTHTSVALRDALAGVAIPFIEVHISNIHQREAFRHHSYLSDLARGVICGLGIEGYQAAIDFAAKNL, via the coding sequence ATGGCAAAAAATCTACTGCTTATCAATGGTCCAAACCTGAATCTGCTCGGCACACGCGAGCCGCAGATCTATGGTTCGGCCACGCTGACTGACGTAGAAAACCTGGCGCAGGCCGCAGCCGTCAAAGCGGGCGCCACAATTACTTGCTTTCAAAGCAATCATGAAGGTGCCCTGATCGATCGCATCCATGCAGCCAGAACCGAAGGCGTGGATGGCATTGTGATCAACCCGGGCGGACTGACCCACACCAGCGTCGCCTTGCGCGATGCGCTGGCAGGCGTTGCAATCCCGTTCATTGAAGTGCACATTTCAAATATTCATCAGCGGGAAGCCTTCCGCCACCATTCTTACCTTTCCGACCTTGCCCGCGGCGTGATTTGCGGCCTGGGCATCGAAGGCTATCAGGCGGCAATCGATTTTGCCGCCAAAAATCTATAA
- a CDS encoding TlpA family protein disulfide reductase, whose protein sequence is MKKEIWLGILVALLAGAIGVYFGLKKWEAPSAGVADQHYFFSQSLPDINDKNEKMSNWHGKLLLVNLWATWCAPCVEEMPELSSLQNEQSFNNLQVIGIGIDSADNMREFAAKHKISYPLYVAGMGGIELARKMGNQHGGLPFTLLIGPDGQVKKTYMGRLDMQSVRRDLGLFS, encoded by the coding sequence ATGAAAAAAGAAATCTGGCTAGGGATCCTTGTCGCCTTGTTAGCAGGTGCAATCGGCGTCTATTTCGGCTTAAAAAAATGGGAAGCGCCGTCGGCGGGAGTTGCTGATCAGCATTATTTTTTTAGTCAATCTTTACCTGACATCAATGACAAAAATGAAAAAATGTCTAATTGGCATGGTAAATTATTATTAGTCAATTTGTGGGCAACCTGGTGCGCCCCATGTGTTGAAGAAATGCCAGAATTATCTTCCTTGCAAAATGAACAAAGTTTCAATAACCTGCAAGTCATTGGCATAGGCATCGATTCTGCAGACAATATGCGCGAATTCGCCGCCAAACATAAAATCAGCTATCCGCTTTATGTTGCCGGCATGGGAGGTATCGAACTCGCGCGAAAAATGGGCAACCAGCATGGCGGATTGCCTTTCACGCTCTTGATCGGGCCGGATGGACAGGTGAAAAAGACCTATATGGGCCGCCTCGATATGCAATCTGTACGCAGGGATCTCGGTCTATTTTCCTGA
- the mpl gene encoding UDP-N-acetylmuramate:L-alanyl-gamma-D-glutamyl-meso-diaminopimelate ligase, translating to MHIHILGICGTFMGGLAVLAKQAGHRVTGCDANVYPPMSTQLEAQGIELIEGFGPEQIGLKPDLFVVGNVVSRGNPLMEEILNRGLPYTSGPQWIGEHILQGKWVLAVAGTHGKTTTSSMLAWILEDAGYAPGFLIGGVPMNFGISARLGGKDADSPFFVIEADEYDTAFFDKRSKFVHYHAKTAILNNLEYDHADIFPDLAAIETQFHHLVRTVPGVGRLVLNGGEQSLRRVIARGCWSEAEWFGGAGDQGPGDWSLGEHADGSFDVIFQGKCAGTVHWSLTGAHNRMNALAAIAAARHVGVPVAQAIAALGQFGNVKRRMELRGTVNGIVVYDDFAHHPTAIATTVAGLRKKVGAARILAVLEPRSNTMKLGTMKDALPASLADADLVFGYGAKGGGKDALGWDLGAALAPLGARAQAFDALDALVASVAQAARPGDQILAMSNGGFGGVHQKILDALNVAGAQK from the coding sequence ATGCATATACATATTCTTGGCATTTGCGGCACCTTCATGGGCGGTTTGGCCGTGCTGGCCAAACAGGCCGGTCATCGGGTGACGGGCTGCGATGCCAATGTCTATCCGCCGATGAGCACCCAGCTCGAGGCGCAGGGGATCGAGCTGATCGAAGGATTTGGGCCCGAGCAAATCGGCCTGAAGCCAGATTTATTTGTGGTCGGCAATGTCGTTTCGCGCGGCAATCCCCTGATGGAAGAAATCCTTAACCGCGGCTTGCCCTATACATCAGGGCCGCAATGGATCGGCGAACATATTTTGCAAGGGAAATGGGTGCTGGCGGTGGCCGGTACGCATGGCAAGACAACAACTTCGTCGATGCTGGCCTGGATTCTGGAAGATGCCGGTTACGCCCCGGGCTTCCTCATCGGCGGCGTGCCGATGAACTTCGGCATTTCCGCGCGGCTTGGCGGCAAGGATGCCGACTCGCCCTTTTTCGTGATCGAAGCGGACGAATACGACACGGCCTTTTTCGACAAGCGCAGCAAGTTCGTTCACTACCATGCCAAAACGGCGATCTTGAACAACCTCGAATACGACCACGCCGACATCTTTCCGGACCTGGCGGCAATCGAAACCCAGTTCCACCACCTGGTGCGCACGGTCCCCGGCGTCGGTCGCCTGGTGCTCAATGGCGGCGAACAATCCTTGCGGCGCGTGATCGCGCGCGGCTGCTGGAGCGAGGCTGAATGGTTCGGCGGCGCGGGCGATCAGGGGCCAGGCGACTGGTCGCTGGGCGAGCATGCCGACGGCAGTTTCGACGTGATCTTCCAGGGCAAATGCGCCGGCACGGTGCACTGGTCGCTGACCGGCGCGCATAACCGCATGAATGCCCTGGCGGCGATTGCCGCCGCGCGCCACGTCGGCGTGCCGGTGGCACAGGCGATCGCCGCGCTGGGACAGTTCGGCAACGTCAAGCGGCGCATGGAGTTGCGCGGCACCGTCAATGGTATTGTCGTCTATGACGACTTCGCCCACCACCCGACCGCGATTGCCACCACGGTGGCCGGCTTGCGCAAGAAGGTCGGTGCCGCGCGTATCCTGGCGGTGCTCGAGCCGCGCTCGAACACCATGAAGCTGGGCACCATGAAGGACGCCTTGCCGGCCAGCCTGGCCGATGCCGACCTGGTATTCGGCTACGGCGCCAAGGGCGGCGGCAAGGATGCGCTTGGCTGGGACCTCGGCGCAGCCCTGGCGCCGCTGGGCGCCCGGGCGCAAGCCTTCGATGCGCTCGATGCACTGGTTGCATCGGTGGCGCAGGCGGCGCGCCCTGGCGACCAGATCCTTGCCATGAGCAATGGCGGCTTCGGCGGCGTGCATCAGAAAATCCTCGATGCCTTGAATGTTGCGGGCGCGCAGAAGTAA
- a CDS encoding YqiA/YcfP family alpha/beta fold hydrolase — MILYLHGFRSSPLSFKARLLGERLRALGRGDEYACPQLPASPRQAIELAQQLLRQHPPEDVALIGSSLGGYYATWLAEQTGCRAVLLNPAVKPPRELEQYVGVSTAYHSDEPFEFKRAYIAELQALAVPRITRPERYFLLAATGDEVLDWREMTAHYPQARQRVIEGSDHGLSDFAEYADEVLAFCGVEGGGRQ, encoded by the coding sequence ATGATCCTGTATTTGCACGGCTTCCGCTCGTCACCCCTGTCATTCAAGGCGCGCCTGCTGGGCGAGCGCCTGCGCGCGCTGGGGCGGGGCGATGAATACGCCTGTCCGCAATTGCCGGCGTCGCCGCGCCAGGCCATCGAACTGGCGCAGCAGTTGCTGCGCCAGCATCCGCCTGAAGATGTCGCGCTGATCGGCTCCTCCCTAGGCGGTTATTACGCCACCTGGCTGGCCGAGCAGACCGGCTGTCGCGCCGTACTGCTCAATCCCGCAGTCAAGCCGCCGCGCGAGCTGGAGCAATACGTCGGCGTCAGCACCGCTTACCATTCCGACGAGCCTTTCGAATTCAAGCGTGCATACATCGCCGAGCTGCAGGCATTGGCGGTGCCGCGTATCACCCGGCCGGAGCGCTATTTCCTGCTTGCCGCCACCGGCGACGAGGTGCTCGACTGGCGCGAAATGACCGCGCACTATCCGCAAGCGCGGCAGCGTGTCATCGAAGGCAGCGACCACGGCTTGTCCGACTTTGCCGAATATGCCGATGAGGTGCTGGCGTTTTGCGGCGTCGAGGGCGGGGGCCGCCAGTGA
- a CDS encoding chorismate--pyruvate lyase family protein yields the protein MHASGHAAWFAHVSGVNPPPQMRHWLTDRISLTVKLAAHCRQFRVQRLHQRRGMVLADEFRVLGLARRIGVRERDVLLRCDDAPVVFAHTVVPLSASATDWPFFSSLGERSLGFTLFCDPQVARGALHYARLHPGHPLLQRAAAAMGVTAFSQPLLARRCLFRRRHGSLLVTEVFLPALSGLAPQPGNLRHAGQVLRDMRKAGSGRAQTGATPAESAITHIYSKR from the coding sequence ATGCATGCAAGCGGCCATGCGGCATGGTTTGCGCACGTGAGTGGCGTCAACCCGCCGCCACAGATGCGCCACTGGCTGACTGACCGCATTTCGCTGACGGTAAAACTGGCGGCGCATTGCCGGCAATTTCGTGTGCAGCGCCTGCATCAGCGGCGCGGCATGGTGCTGGCCGATGAATTCCGGGTGCTGGGCCTGGCGCGCCGGATTGGCGTGCGGGAGCGCGATGTGCTGTTGCGCTGCGATGACGCCCCGGTAGTGTTCGCCCATACCGTCGTGCCTTTGTCCGCCAGCGCCACCGACTGGCCTTTTTTCAGCAGCCTCGGTGAACGTTCGCTAGGTTTCACGCTGTTTTGCGACCCGCAAGTCGCACGCGGCGCGTTGCACTACGCCCGCTTGCATCCCGGTCATCCGCTGCTGCAGCGTGCCGCCGCCGCGATGGGCGTGACCGCGTTTTCCCAACCCCTGCTGGCGCGGCGCTGCCTGTTTCGACGCCGGCACGGCAGCTTGCTGGTTACCGAGGTTTTCTTGCCTGCGCTATCCGGACTGGCGCCGCAGCCAGGCAATCTGCGCCATGCCGGCCAGGTCTTGCGCGACATGCGCAAGGCTGGCAGCGGCCGCGCGCAAACAGGCGCCACACCAGCCGAATCCGCCATTACACATATATATAGCAAGCGATGA